The following proteins are encoded in a genomic region of Sulfurimonas sp. HSL3-7:
- a CDS encoding outer membrane protein transport protein codes for MRKTIKLALAASMVLGATSAFATNGSNLIGIGAKARAMGGVGIGMAHGAESALVNPALISSVESTEIQFGGTIFMPNVKSTNNIGGGDSTETSAADLSVIPSISIATKVNENFYWGIGMWGTAGMGVDYRDADKAADGGTQMQMVTNLQLMQFGVPLTYANSGFSIGVTPVLQYGALDINYEYPGNPNPAAPAQGTNFGAGVGQDLAFGVNIGAAYQIAGVTIGASYKSQIDMEYRNVLSTTVSPFSTTGSYDNDKLSTPAEIGLGVSYEIAGNTIALDYKQIKWSDAEGYKDFDWVDQDVIAIGYEYAADSWAARVGYNYSASPIEEQKVAFGAAGETNVNSAGLTAGTVNTFNLLGFPATTESHVTVGGTYGFTKQASVDVALAYAPEISKTFTNFAGQDITAKHSQTSVAIGLNYVF; via the coding sequence ATGAGAAAAACAATTAAATTGGCTCTTGCAGCTTCAATGGTACTTGGTGCAACATCTGCATTCGCAACAAATGGTTCAAATCTAATTGGTATTGGTGCTAAAGCACGTGCTATGGGTGGTGTTGGAATCGGTATGGCTCATGGGGCTGAATCTGCATTAGTGAATCCTGCTCTTATCTCTTCAGTTGAAAGTACTGAAATTCAATTCGGCGGCACCATTTTTATGCCAAATGTTAAAAGCACAAATAACATAGGTGGTGGAGATTCAACTGAGACTAGTGCAGCAGATCTAAGCGTTATTCCTTCAATCTCTATCGCTACCAAAGTAAACGAGAATTTCTACTGGGGTATCGGTATGTGGGGTACAGCCGGTATGGGTGTAGATTACCGTGATGCAGACAAAGCAGCTGATGGCGGAACTCAAATGCAAATGGTTACTAACTTACAACTTATGCAATTTGGTGTACCTCTAACATACGCTAATAGCGGTTTCAGTATTGGTGTTACACCAGTTTTACAATATGGTGCGTTAGATATTAACTATGAATACCCAGGTAATCCGAACCCAGCTGCACCTGCACAAGGAACAAACTTTGGAGCCGGTGTGGGTCAAGATCTTGCTTTCGGTGTGAATATCGGTGCTGCTTATCAGATCGCAGGTGTGACAATCGGTGCTTCATATAAATCTCAAATCGATATGGAATATAGAAACGTATTATCCACGACTGTTAGCCCTTTTTCAACAACTGGATCGTATGACAATGACAAACTGTCAACACCAGCGGAAATTGGTCTTGGTGTAAGTTATGAAATTGCAGGCAATACGATTGCACTTGATTACAAACAGATCAAATGGTCAGACGCTGAGGGTTATAAAGACTTTGACTGGGTTGACCAAGATGTCATCGCAATCGGTTATGAGTATGCTGCTGATTCTTGGGCTGCACGTGTCGGTTATAACTACTCTGCAAGCCCTATTGAAGAACAAAAAGTTGCTTTTGGTGCTGCAGGAGAAACTAATGTTAATAGTGCCGGCCTAACTGCGGGAACAGTAAACACATTTAACTTGCTAGGTTTCCCAGCTACGACAGAATCACACGTAACAGTCGGTGGTACATATGGCTTTACTAAGCAAGCATCAGTTGATGTTGCTCTTGCATATGCACCAGAAATCAGCAAAACTTTCACGAACTTTGCAGGTCAAGACATCACAGCGAAACACTCACAGACAAGTGTTGCTATCGGTCTTAACTATGTATTCTAA
- a CDS encoding hemerythrin family protein codes for MLIRQEELPMVALASMNDTHLEDIIMINELAQLIEDKKVDEISRKLDVMLAHTVEHFGAEEKMMLEKAFPAYLMHKNEHERALAQMKEAVESWKKHKNLEELRDYIEAVMPAWLVQHVSTMDTVTARFLAS; via the coding sequence ATGCTTATACGACAAGAAGAGTTGCCGATGGTTGCACTGGCAAGTATGAACGATACCCATCTTGAAGATATTATTATGATCAACGAGTTGGCGCAATTAATAGAAGACAAGAAGGTCGATGAGATAAGCCGAAAACTTGACGTCATGCTGGCGCATACTGTTGAGCACTTTGGCGCAGAAGAGAAGATGATGCTGGAAAAAGCGTTCCCCGCATATTTGATGCATAAAAATGAGCATGAACGTGCATTGGCACAGATGAAAGAGGCGGTCGAGAGTTGGAAGAAGCACAAGAACCTGGAGGAACTGCGTGACTACATCGAAGCGGTTATGCCTGCATGGCTGGTCCAGCATGTCAGTACTATGGACACGGTTACGGCACGTTTCCTGGCCTCTTGA
- the rplQ gene encoding 50S ribosomal protein L17 produces the protein MRHRHGYRKLSRTSSHRAALLKNLSIALIENEKIETTVPKAKELRSYVEKLITAAAKGDSNAHRTVFAALQSKEATNKLVTEIAPKYADRKGGYTRITRTRIRRGDATTMAFIELV, from the coding sequence ATGAGACACCGTCATGGATACCGCAAACTAAGTCGTACAAGCTCACACCGTGCTGCTTTGCTTAAAAACTTGAGTATTGCGTTGATCGAAAACGAAAAAATTGAAACAACTGTTCCGAAAGCAAAAGAACTTCGTTCTTATGTTGAGAAACTAATCACTGCAGCGGCTAAAGGTGACTCTAACGCTCACCGTACAGTGTTCGCTGCACTACAAAGCAAAGAAGCTACAAATAAACTTGTAACTGAGATTGCTCCAAAATACGCAGACCGTAAAGGTGGATACACTCGTATCACGCGTACCCGTATTCGTCGCGGCGACGCAACGACTATGGCTTTCATCGAATTAGTCTAA
- a CDS encoding DNA-directed RNA polymerase subunit alpha gives MKKIKTSPLLPQEFVVEQISENEANIIAYPFETGYAVSLAHPLRRFLLSSSVGYAPVAIKIEGAKHEFDSVRGMLEDISDFIINLKGIRFKLKNDAKEAEITYSFAGPCEIKGSDLDNDEVEIVTPDAFLATLNDDATLNFTIKIYQGIGYVPSEDIREELDEGYIALDAFFTPVRKATYAIENVLVEDNPNFEKVVLNIVTDGQISPLDAFRNALEVMHAQLNVFSSEISIQAPATIERVEESPELKKLTARIDDLGLSARSFNCLDRSNIKYIGEIVLMSQNDLKNVKNLGKKSYEEILEKLAETGFSVGENLSDDLVSALKKKIEAE, from the coding sequence ATGAAAAAAATCAAAACATCTCCGCTTCTTCCACAAGAGTTTGTGGTTGAGCAAATTAGCGAAAATGAAGCAAACATCATTGCATACCCGTTTGAAACAGGTTATGCCGTGTCACTTGCGCATCCATTACGCCGCTTTTTGCTCAGCAGCTCTGTAGGTTATGCGCCGGTAGCAATCAAAATCGAGGGTGCCAAGCACGAGTTTGACTCTGTACGCGGTATGCTTGAAGATATTTCTGATTTCATTATCAACCTTAAAGGGATCCGTTTTAAACTTAAAAACGATGCCAAAGAGGCTGAGATCACATACAGCTTTGCTGGTCCATGTGAGATCAAAGGCAGTGACCTTGATAATGATGAAGTGGAGATTGTTACCCCGGATGCATTCCTTGCGACTCTTAACGATGATGCAACGCTGAACTTTACAATCAAAATCTATCAAGGTATCGGTTATGTACCGAGTGAAGATATTCGTGAAGAACTGGATGAAGGTTACATCGCTCTTGATGCATTCTTTACGCCGGTTCGCAAAGCGACTTACGCTATCGAAAATGTTCTTGTAGAAGACAATCCGAACTTTGAAAAAGTTGTATTGAACATTGTGACAGATGGTCAAATCTCTCCACTGGATGCATTTAGAAATGCTCTAGAGGTGATGCACGCGCAATTGAACGTGTTTAGCAGTGAGATCAGCATTCAGGCTCCGGCGACAATCGAACGCGTTGAAGAGTCTCCTGAATTAAAGAAACTGACTGCGCGTATTGATGATCTTGGTTTGAGTGCTCGTTCATTCAACTGTCTTGATCGTTCAAACATCAAATATATCGGCGAAATCGTGTTGATGAGCCAAAACGATCTTAAGAACGTTAAAAACCTGGGTAAAAAATCTTACGAGGAGATCCTTGAAAAACTGGCTGAAACCGGTTTCTCTGTAGGTGAAAACTTGTCTGATGACCTTGTTAGCGCACTTAAGAAAAAAATTGAAGCTGAATAA
- the rpsD gene encoding 30S ribosomal protein S4, translating into MARYRGPVEKIERRFGVSLNLKGERRLAGKSALEKRPYGPGQHGQRRKKVSEYGLQLNEKQKAKFMYGVSEKQMRALFAEAKRRAGNTGTNLVVLLEQRLDNVVYRMGFASTRRFARQFVNHGHVLVDGKRVDIASYRVKPGQKVEIREKSKQNNQVQRAIELSNQTGISPWVDIDAEKVFGIFTRLPEREEIVIPVEERLIVELYSK; encoded by the coding sequence ATGGCAAGATATAGAGGTCCAGTAGAAAAAATCGAAAGAAGATTCGGTGTAAGCCTTAACCTTAAAGGTGAGCGTCGCCTTGCAGGTAAGTCTGCTTTAGAAAAACGTCCTTACGGCCCAGGTCAACATGGCCAACGTCGTAAAAAAGTTTCAGAGTACGGTCTGCAACTAAATGAAAAACAAAAAGCAAAATTCATGTACGGTGTTTCTGAGAAACAGATGCGTGCACTCTTTGCTGAAGCTAAACGTCGCGCAGGGAATACAGGTACAAACCTTGTTGTTCTTCTTGAGCAGCGTCTTGACAACGTTGTTTACAGAATGGGATTTGCATCGACTCGTCGTTTTGCACGTCAATTCGTAAACCACGGTCATGTGCTTGTAGACGGTAAACGTGTCGATATCGCATCTTACCGTGTAAAACCGGGTCAAAAAGTAGAGATCCGTGAGAAAAGCAAACAAAATAACCAAGTACAACGTGCTATCGAGTTGAGCAACCAAACTGGTATCTCTCCATGGGTTGACATCGATGCAGAGAAAGTATTTGGTATCTTTACACGTCTTCCGGAGCGTGAAGAGATCGTTATCCCTGTTGAAGAACGTTTAATCGTTGAGCTTTACTCGAAATAA
- the rpsK gene encoding 30S ribosomal protein S11 has translation MAKRKATRKKVVKKNIARGIVHIAASFNNTLVTITDEMGNMVAWSSAGHLGFKGSKKSTPFAAQAAVEDAVEKAKVHGIKELGIKVQGPGSGRETAVKAVGAIEGIRVTFMKDVTPLPHNGCRAPKRRRV, from the coding sequence ATGGCAAAAAGAAAAGCAACGCGTAAAAAAGTAGTTAAAAAGAATATTGCACGCGGTATCGTTCATATCGCTGCATCATTCAACAACACTCTTGTAACTATTACGGATGAGATGGGCAACATGGTAGCATGGAGTTCAGCTGGTCACCTTGGTTTCAAAGGTTCTAAAAAATCTACTCCGTTTGCAGCGCAGGCAGCAGTAGAAGATGCTGTTGAAAAAGCAAAAGTTCATGGCATTAAAGAGCTTGGTATTAAAGTTCAAGGTCCTGGTTCAGGTCGTGAAACAGCAGTTAAAGCTGTAGGTGCTATCGAAGGTATCCGTGTTACATTTATGAAAGATGTTACACCACTACCACACAACGGTTGTCGCGCGCCTAAGCGTCGTAGAGTTTAA
- the rpsM gene encoding 30S ribosomal protein S13 encodes MARIAGVDLPKKKRVEYGLTYIYGVGLHASRQILDATGIDYNKRVHELNEADVAAITAEIRENHMVEGDLRKKVAMDIKALMDLGSYRGLRHRRGLPCRGQKTKTNARTRKGKRKTVGAA; translated from the coding sequence ATGGCACGTATTGCTGGTGTGGACTTACCTAAGAAAAAACGTGTAGAGTATGGTCTGACATACATCTATGGTGTTGGTCTTCATGCTTCTCGTCAAATTCTTGACGCAACAGGCATTGACTATAACAAACGTGTTCATGAGCTAAACGAAGCTGATGTAGCAGCAATTACTGCAGAGATCCGTGAAAACCACATGGTTGAGGGTGATCTTCGCAAAAAAGTTGCAATGGACATTAAAGCATTGATGGACCTTGGTTCTTACCGTGGTCTACGTCACCGTCGTGGTCTTCCATGTCGCGGTCAAAAAACTAAGACAAACGCGCGTACTCGTAAGGGTAAACGCAAAACTGTCGGCGCAGCGTAA
- the rpmJ gene encoding 50S ribosomal protein L36 — translation MKVRASVKKMCDDCKIVKRKGIVRVICKNPKHKQRQG, via the coding sequence ATGAAAGTACGCGCTTCAGTAAAGAAGATGTGTGACGATTGTAAAATCGTTAAACGCAAAGGGATTGTCAGAGTGATCTGCAAGAATCCAAAACATAAACAGAGACAAGGATAA
- a CDS encoding S1-like domain-containing RNA-binding protein, translated as MINEKIELGKLNTLRIDRFTEPGAYLMAQNEEDLLLPGQYVTESMAVDQEIQVFVYTDSEDRLVATTDAPKAMVDEFGFFEVVDVADFGAFVDWGLPKDLFVPRNRQKTPFRVGDKRILRVVRDEQSDRLLGVEKIKQFLSHEVEDGYYKNRPVKLLVIAKTPLGFKVIVDDKYSGMLFTNEIFEDIAVGDTKKGFVKLVRKDGNMDISLQPIGTAAKTDIATEKIMQLLEENNGSLPYNYKSDADLITEVFGLSKKNYKRALTTLIDAGKIEVNETGIYRK; from the coding sequence ATGATTAATGAAAAAATAGAACTAGGGAAGTTAAATACCCTGAGAATCGACCGATTTACAGAACCAGGGGCCTATCTAATGGCGCAAAACGAAGAGGACTTGCTTCTTCCCGGACAATATGTCACAGAGAGTATGGCAGTCGACCAGGAGATCCAGGTCTTTGTCTATACCGACAGTGAAGACCGTCTTGTGGCTACGACAGATGCGCCGAAGGCGATGGTTGACGAATTCGGCTTTTTCGAGGTCGTCGACGTTGCCGATTTCGGCGCCTTTGTCGACTGGGGCCTGCCCAAAGATCTTTTTGTCCCAAGAAACCGGCAAAAGACACCTTTTAGAGTAGGAGACAAACGCATACTGCGTGTTGTCAGAGACGAGCAGAGCGATCGGCTTCTTGGTGTCGAGAAGATCAAGCAGTTTCTCTCCCATGAGGTTGAAGACGGATACTATAAAAACCGACCTGTCAAACTTCTGGTCATTGCCAAAACACCGCTGGGTTTCAAAGTCATCGTAGACGACAAATACTCCGGGATGCTCTTTACCAATGAGATCTTTGAGGATATCGCTGTCGGTGACACCAAAAAAGGTTTTGTTAAACTTGTTCGCAAAGACGGTAATATGGACATCTCTCTGCAGCCTATCGGAACAGCGGCCAAAACAGACATTGCTACCGAGAAGATCATGCAGCTTTTGGAAGAGAACAACGGTTCGCTCCCCTACAACTACAAAAGCGACGCAGACCTCATCACCGAAGTGTTCGGACTGAGCAAGAAAAACTATAAGCGTGCCCTGACCACCCTTATCGATGCGGGCAAGATCGAGGTCAACGAGACCGGCATCTATAGAAAGTAG
- a CDS encoding pyrimidine/purine nucleoside phosphorylase: MSEFNNVTIVKEANVYFDGKVSSRTVKFDDGSRKTLGFMMPGEYTFGTDEYEVMEIMAGEFDLKLPGEESFKAMKAPCTFEVPAKSSFDLVIKTPTDYCCSYISE, encoded by the coding sequence ATGAGTGAATTTAATAATGTAACCATCGTCAAAGAGGCCAATGTCTATTTTGACGGCAAGGTCTCTAGCCGTACCGTCAAGTTTGACGACGGCAGCCGCAAGACGCTGGGCTTTATGATGCCGGGTGAGTACACATTCGGTACGGACGAATATGAGGTGATGGAGATCATGGCCGGCGAGTTCGACCTGAAACTGCCCGGCGAAGAGAGTTTCAAAGCGATGAAAGCACCCTGCACCTTTGAAGTTCCTGCCAAGAGTTCGTTTGACCTGGTCATCAAAACACCGACAGACTACTGCTGCTCGTATATCTCAGAATAA
- a CDS encoding FKBP-type peptidyl-prolyl cis-trans isomerase, giving the protein MAGCNEEKKAETAAPALTTQEQKVGYAIGAQIGAQLAMTKEDIDSKALVAGLTDAMNGTELKLTDQQMQEAKMAFQKKVQEKAQKEMMELAEKNKAEGEKFLAENKTKEGVVTLPSGLQYKVVQAGTGATPTATDTVVTHYTGTLINGQVFDSSVQRGEPATFPVNGVIAGWTEALQHMKVGAKWQLFIPAELAYGERGAGQTIAPNSTLIFDIELLEIKK; this is encoded by the coding sequence ATGGCCGGCTGTAACGAAGAAAAAAAAGCTGAAACAGCTGCACCTGCGCTTACGACACAAGAGCAGAAGGTCGGTTATGCCATCGGTGCACAGATCGGTGCGCAGCTTGCGATGACTAAAGAGGATATTGACAGCAAAGCCCTTGTTGCAGGTCTCACCGATGCCATGAACGGCACAGAACTTAAACTGACGGATCAGCAGATGCAAGAGGCAAAGATGGCTTTCCAGAAAAAGGTTCAGGAAAAAGCACAAAAAGAGATGATGGAATTGGCCGAAAAGAACAAAGCCGAAGGGGAGAAGTTCCTGGCTGAGAACAAAACCAAAGAAGGTGTCGTCACCCTGCCTAGCGGTCTTCAATACAAAGTGGTTCAGGCAGGAACAGGTGCGACACCGACAGCTACCGACACCGTCGTAACCCACTATACCGGTACATTGATCAACGGTCAGGTCTTTGACAGCTCGGTGCAACGCGGTGAGCCAGCGACCTTTCCGGTCAATGGCGTGATCGCAGGTTGGACAGAAGCGCTGCAGCATATGAAAGTCGGCGCAAAATGGCAGCTGTTCATCCCTGCTGAACTTGCCTATGGTGAACGCGGTGCCGGACAGACAATCGCACCGAACTCAACACTTATTTTTGATATCGAACTACTGGAGATCAAAAAGTAA
- a CDS encoding tetratricopeptide repeat protein, with amino-acid sequence MIQQAHDAYNSQDYKKALKLYEALSENGDATAMTSLAFMYQNALGTEKDDAKALALYTQAAEQKQPYALFNLALLYSNGTGGVMHDQFKAFELYLEAAEREVPPAMYEVALMLERGLGCIQNYSEAAFWYEEAAKRGHVEAFNNLGALYKEGHGVHQDYQRAYICFSRAAEKELPEALYNLGLLYDQGLGVEEDHDKALDLCRKAAYKGHTKAKQIIAGLQADGKIVF; translated from the coding sequence ATGATCCAGCAAGCACACGATGCCTACAACAGTCAAGATTACAAAAAAGCTTTAAAACTCTATGAAGCTTTGTCAGAGAACGGCGACGCAACAGCCATGACCTCTTTAGCCTTTATGTACCAAAATGCATTGGGTACTGAAAAAGATGATGCCAAGGCCCTCGCTCTTTACACCCAGGCGGCCGAGCAAAAACAGCCCTATGCCCTCTTTAACCTGGCCCTGCTCTACAGCAACGGCACCGGCGGGGTAATGCATGATCAGTTCAAGGCCTTTGAACTCTATCTCGAAGCAGCGGAACGCGAAGTGCCGCCGGCGATGTATGAAGTCGCGCTGATGCTTGAACGCGGGCTTGGATGTATACAGAACTATTCAGAAGCGGCTTTCTGGTACGAAGAGGCGGCAAAACGCGGCCATGTGGAGGCCTTTAACAATCTTGGCGCGCTCTACAAGGAGGGGCACGGCGTCCATCAGGACTATCAACGCGCCTATATCTGTTTCTCCCGCGCGGCAGAGAAGGAGCTCCCGGAGGCACTTTACAACCTTGGTCTTCTCTACGATCAGGGGCTCGGTGTCGAAGAGGATCATGACAAAGCGCTCGATCTCTGCCGTAAAGCCGCCTACAAAGGGCACACGAAAGCCAAACAGATCATTGCCGGCCTCCAGGCCGACGGCAAGATCGTTTTCTGA
- the ribE gene encoding riboflavin synthase → MFTGLIREMATVKSFANNTLTLQASYRPKMGDSIAINGVCLSVTAISNDGFSVELSPETQGTVALENLKGKVHIEPAMMMGDRFEGHIVQGHVDTVGTITQIKNNGNSYDVFVEIDPKFIAYIVPKGSITIDGVSLTVNEVFESSFRLTIIPITMKETLFGSYQKGTRVNIETDMFARYIDHILQHKKSSLDWNTVNRMSALY, encoded by the coding sequence ATGTTTACTGGCCTGATCCGCGAAATGGCGACTGTCAAAAGTTTTGCCAACAATACATTGACCCTGCAAGCCTCTTATCGTCCCAAAATGGGGGACTCCATCGCCATCAACGGCGTCTGTCTCAGTGTCACGGCAATCTCAAACGACGGCTTCAGCGTTGAGCTCTCTCCTGAAACCCAGGGTACCGTCGCACTGGAAAACCTGAAAGGGAAGGTGCATATAGAACCGGCGATGATGATGGGAGACCGCTTCGAAGGCCATATCGTCCAGGGGCATGTCGATACCGTCGGCACCATCACCCAGATCAAGAACAACGGCAACAGCTACGATGTTTTCGTCGAGATCGATCCGAAGTTCATTGCCTATATCGTGCCCAAAGGCTCCATCACCATTGACGGTGTCAGCCTGACAGTCAACGAGGTCTTTGAAAGCTCTTTTCGCCTCACCATCATCCCCATCACCATGAAAGAGACCCTTTTCGGAAGCTATCAGAAAGGGACTCGTGTCAATATAGAGACCGATATGTTCGCCCGCTATATTGACCATATTCTGCAGCATAAGAAAAGTTCACTTGACTGGAATACCGTCAATCGGATGAGTGCGCTCTACTGA
- a CDS encoding MnmC family methyltransferase → MGFDSDKHHLVKSDDGSFTAYSSEFDEHYHSTRDGALHESLYKHVIPAFEHHKEKDEVTILDICFGLGFNTLATLHYMRKNSIRKKVRIFSPEFDAELIASLRSFTYPEIFRPFLPIIEALSTKNVYEDEQLYIELYIGDAREFLRTTTERFDIVYQDAFSPAVNPVLWTKEYFSDIARLIKEDGILTTYSMALKTRLALYENGFNIYINRGEGYRDATLASKTELSGYEAVDMAHKIACNPDVEPLHDHEILSKS, encoded by the coding sequence ATGGGATTCGATTCAGATAAACACCACTTGGTTAAAAGTGACGATGGCAGTTTCACCGCCTACAGTAGCGAATTTGACGAGCACTACCACTCCACACGCGACGGGGCGCTGCATGAATCGCTATACAAGCATGTTATCCCGGCATTTGAACACCACAAAGAGAAAGATGAGGTGACCATCCTCGACATCTGTTTCGGTTTGGGATTCAATACCCTTGCTACGCTCCATTATATGCGTAAAAACAGTATTCGCAAAAAAGTGCGCATCTTTTCACCGGAGTTTGATGCCGAGCTGATCGCATCGCTGCGGTCGTTTACCTACCCGGAGATTTTCAGACCTTTTCTACCGATCATCGAAGCGCTCAGTACAAAAAACGTTTATGAGGACGAACAGCTCTATATCGAACTCTATATCGGTGATGCAAGAGAGTTCCTGCGAACGACGACAGAACGGTTTGACATCGTCTATCAGGACGCTTTCAGCCCCGCCGTAAACCCCGTTCTCTGGACAAAAGAGTATTTTAGCGATATCGCCCGTCTGATCAAGGAAGACGGCATTCTTACCACCTATTCGATGGCATTGAAAACACGGTTGGCACTCTATGAGAACGGGTTCAATATCTATATCAACAGAGGGGAGGGGTATCGCGACGCCACCCTCGCATCAAAGACAGAGCTGAGCGGTTATGAAGCAGTGGACATGGCGCACAAGATCGCCTGCAACCCCGATGTCGAACCGCTTCATGATCATGAGATTTTGTCTAAAAGCTGA
- a CDS encoding ATP-binding protein gives MKTEEKKEIYRYIPVLIQLLIMMIVSLLTFERLYFSNQYFGELINIAGKQRMLSQRLVIESSDYLHDPSAANKERYQRYIQLMESDNAQINAMDLSTKERNYYEHTPALNDEVENYITQHKAFILHPGQERFNAIKLISKQLLRDLDSAVVLHQEQYEANLHSQQWIKLGETISFLLVITFSWFFVFRTSAKRLEQSYRQLEEANLTLEQKVQASVAKNREQEELMVQQSKLAALGEMIGNIAHQWRQPISAVSAIMMNIKWTAIHQGMDTKFLDERMREANEQLKYMSQTIEDFRNFFKPDKEKEPFDLFTACEKAYKILKDNLESKNIKMEIHRAEGITSYGYPNEFSQVILNIISNARDVMFERKVEKPRIDIFLEKDLTNVYCEIKDNGGGISKEIIQKIFDPYFTTKFKARGTGMGLYMSKIIIEKNMEGTLSVSNSDVGAVFTIKLALHPVTGE, from the coding sequence ATGAAAACAGAAGAAAAAAAAGAGATTTACCGTTATATCCCTGTACTCATACAACTGCTGATCATGATGATCGTCAGTCTGCTGACCTTTGAACGCCTCTATTTCAGTAACCAATATTTCGGGGAACTGATCAATATCGCCGGGAAACAGCGTATGCTGTCGCAACGTCTTGTAATCGAATCTTCCGACTACCTGCACGACCCCTCGGCTGCTAACAAAGAGCGCTATCAGCGCTACATCCAACTGATGGAGAGCGACAACGCCCAAATCAATGCGATGGACCTCAGCACCAAAGAGCGGAACTACTACGAACATACGCCGGCTCTCAACGACGAAGTCGAAAACTATATCACCCAACACAAAGCCTTTATTCTGCATCCGGGGCAGGAGCGTTTCAATGCGATCAAGCTGATCTCAAAACAGCTTCTGCGTGATCTTGACAGCGCCGTCGTCCTGCACCAGGAGCAGTACGAAGCCAATCTCCACAGCCAGCAGTGGATCAAACTGGGTGAGACCATCAGTTTTCTGCTTGTAATCACCTTTTCATGGTTCTTCGTTTTCCGTACCTCTGCTAAACGGCTGGAACAGAGCTACCGCCAGCTCGAAGAGGCAAACCTGACCCTCGAACAAAAGGTTCAAGCCTCCGTCGCTAAAAACCGTGAACAGGAAGAGCTCATGGTCCAGCAATCCAAACTCGCCGCACTTGGCGAGATGATCGGCAATATCGCCCACCAGTGGCGTCAGCCCATCAGTGCCGTCAGTGCGATCATGATGAATATCAAATGGACAGCTATCCACCAGGGAATGGACACGAAGTTTCTCGATGAGAGGATGCGGGAGGCAAACGAACAGCTCAAATACATGTCCCAGACCATCGAGGATTTCAGAAACTTCTTCAAACCGGATAAAGAGAAGGAGCCTTTCGACCTCTTTACCGCCTGTGAAAAGGCGTATAAGATCCTCAAAGACAACCTGGAGTCCAAAAACATCAAGATGGAGATCCACCGTGCAGAGGGTATCACGAGTTACGGCTACCCCAACGAGTTTTCACAAGTCATTCTCAACATCATCTCCAATGCCAGGGATGTCATGTTTGAACGAAAGGTCGAAAAGCCGCGCATCGATATCTTTTTGGAAAAAGATCTGACTAATGTCTACTGTGAGATCAAAGACAACGGTGGCGGTATCTCCAAAGAGATCATACAGAAGATCTTTGATCCCTACTTCACCACCAAGTTCAAAGCTCGGGGAACAGGGATGGGACTATACATGTCAAAGATCATTATTGAGAAGAATATGGAAGGTACACTCAGCGTTTCAAACTCCGATGTCGGTGCCGTCTTTACGATCAAACTTGCCTTGCACCCTGTAACTGGCGAATAG